From the Panthera leo isolate Ple1 chromosome C1, P.leo_Ple1_pat1.1, whole genome shotgun sequence genome, one window contains:
- the LOC122228558 gene encoding 3 beta-hydroxysteroid dehydrogenase/Delta 5-->4-isomerase: protein MAGWICLVTGAGGFLGQRIVRLLVEEKDLQEIRALDKVFSPELREEFSKLQSKIKLTILEGDILDEQCLKKACQDTSVIIHTASIIDVMDVVHRETIMNVNLKGTQLLLEACVQASVPIFIYTSTIEVAGPNSYREIIQNGHEDEHLESTWTASYPYSKKLAEKAVLAANGWALKNGGTLHTCALRPMYIYGEGSIFLYNQIYQALRNNGIIKQSSKFSIVNPVYVGNVAWAHILASRTLQDPKKAPRVGGQFYYISDDTPHQSYDNLNYSLSKEWGFSLDSRMSLPLFLEYWLAFLLEIVSFLLSPIYKYHPPFTRHTVTLLNSVFTFSYKKAQRDLGYEPLFSWEEGKQKTMEWIGSIVKEHKKSLKTKTH, encoded by the exons ATGGCTGGGTGGATCTGCCTTGTGACAGGGGCAGGAGGGTTTCTGGGTCAGAGAATCGTGCGTTTGCTGGTGGAGGAGAAGGACCTACAGGAGATCCGGGCACTGGACAAAGTCTTCAGCCCAGAATTGCGGGAGGAATTTTCTA AGCTCCAGAGCAAGATCAAGCTGACCATTCTGGAAGGAGACATTCTGGATGAACAGTGCTTGAAGAAGGCCTGCCAGGACACCTCAGTCATCATCCACACCGCCTCTATCATTGACGTCATGGATGTTGTTCACCGAGAAACCATCATGAATGTCAATCTGAAGG GTACCCAGCTCCTTTTGGAAGCCTGTGTCCAGGCCAGTGTGCCAATCTTCATCTATACCAGCACCATAGAGGTGGCTGGGCCCAACTCCTACAGGGAGATCATCCAGAACGGCCACGAAGACGAACATCTCGAATCCACATGGACCGCTTCGTATCCATACAGCAAAAAACTTGCGGAGAAAGCTGTGCTGGCTGCTAATGGGTGGGCTCTTAAAAATGGTGGCACCTTGCACACTTGTGCCTTAAGGCCCATGTATATCTATGGGGAAGGAAGCATATTCCTTTATAACCAAATATACCAGGCCCTGAGGAACAATGGGATCATCAAACAGAGCAGCAAATTCTCCATAGTCAACCCTGTCTATGTAGGCAACGTGGCCTGGGCTCACATTCTGGCCTCGAGGACCCTACAGGACCCCAAGAAGGCCCCCAGAGTTGGAGGACAGTTCTATTATATCTCAGATGACACACCTCACCAAAGCTATGATAACCTCAATTACAGTTTGAGCAAAGAATGGGGCTTCTCCCTTGACTCCAGAATGAGCCTTCCTCTATTTCTGGAGTACTGGCTTGCCTTCCTGCTGGAAATAGTGAGCTTCCTACTCAGTCCAATTTACAAATACCACCCCCCCTTTACCCGCCACACGGTGACATTGTTAAATAGCGTGTTCACCTTCTCCTATAAGAAAGCTCAGCGGGACCTGGGGTATGAGCCACTCTTcagctgggaggaaggaaagcaaaagacCATGGAGTGGATTGGTTCCATAGTGAAAGAGCACAAGAAGTCCCTAAAAACAAAGACTCACTGA